One window of Mucilaginibacter inviolabilis genomic DNA carries:
- a CDS encoding Cthe_2314 family HEPN domain-containing protein has protein sequence MKDDIDDSIEWNSQSLFSTPLGQEVQKVTTAMLLNKHEKTSEYALYMKSVNDVLYDLSQSFWDIDMTIKLIEFAHPKVKSFKMTRVDRGDYIKFMWENYFFRLPKLKDITLNLVNVVYRMGHTQSPGLEKRVRKNSDVQAQKLYLYLDYFDDAFQKIKPLRDRIAHRGDLEDSTLAMLSTYQLSPYDKEVYETQLKGLVSYNWIFEKNQGILKQAVLILLMHLKDDFDRISASLSQTP, from the coding sequence ATGAAGGATGATATAGATGACTCTATAGAGTGGAACTCGCAATCCTTATTTTCGACACCGCTGGGCCAGGAGGTACAAAAGGTCACAACCGCGATGTTACTGAATAAGCATGAAAAGACCAGCGAATACGCCCTATATATGAAGTCGGTGAACGACGTGTTGTATGATCTATCGCAAAGTTTTTGGGATATCGATATGACGATCAAACTGATCGAATTTGCGCATCCAAAAGTGAAATCCTTTAAGATGACGCGGGTGGACCGTGGGGATTATATCAAATTTATGTGGGAGAACTATTTCTTCAGGTTGCCGAAGCTTAAAGATATCACACTTAATTTAGTAAATGTTGTTTATCGAATGGGGCACACACAGTCACCAGGTTTGGAAAAACGCGTTAGAAAAAATTCCGATGTTCAGGCGCAAAAACTCTATTTATACTTGGACTATTTTGATGATGCATTTCAAAAGATTAAACCGCTTCGCGATAGGATAGCGCATCGTGGTGATCTGGAAGATTCCACTTTGGCGATGTTAAGCACTTATCAACTTAGCCCTTACGATAAAGAGGTTTATGAGACACAGTTGAAGGGATTGGTTTCCTATAACTGGATTTTTGAAAAAAATCAAGGGATATTAAAGCAGGCTGTGCTGATTTTGTTGATGCATTTAAAGGATGATTTTGACAGGATTTCGGCTTCTTTATCTCAAACACCTTAA
- a CDS encoding exonuclease domain-containing protein gives MNFVTIDFETATSDRSTPCEIGLTFVENNQIVKTLSWLIKPHCYPNFDFFNVLIHGITPAMVADQLEFNELWLEILPLIEGKFLFAHNAGFDFSVLRKTLDAYDLPYPNVVYACSYIMAKNIWPGLSSYNLKSLCNERQITFDHHRAGADAKATAELILIALAEREITHIDDFKIKSRMAIGNLSSTGYHPCQTIRTYTKPDFRAVAADTSHHDRDCLFYERNVVFTGKLSSMERSAAQKIVISIGGRITDGVTRDTDYLVVGFQDYRYVGEDGMSSKQKKAIAMVNSGANLEILSEDDFLRNIDGKWNSIKVTVETI, from the coding sequence ATGAACTTTGTAACCATCGACTTTGAAACTGCTACCTCGGACCGTAGCACGCCTTGTGAAATCGGTCTGACCTTTGTGGAAAACAACCAAATAGTAAAAACCCTTTCTTGGCTAATTAAACCGCACTGCTATCCAAATTTTGATTTTTTCAATGTACTCATACACGGAATTACGCCGGCTATGGTGGCGGATCAGCTTGAATTTAATGAATTATGGCTAGAGATACTACCGTTGATTGAAGGTAAATTTTTATTTGCGCACAATGCCGGTTTCGATTTTAGCGTTTTGCGAAAAACACTCGATGCATACGATCTTCCCTATCCGAACGTGGTTTATGCCTGCAGTTATATTATGGCAAAAAATATCTGGCCAGGTTTGTCATCATACAATTTGAAATCACTATGTAATGAACGCCAGATAACTTTTGATCATCACCGGGCTGGTGCCGATGCCAAAGCAACAGCTGAATTGATTTTGATAGCTTTGGCAGAAAGGGAAATCACCCACATTGACGACTTTAAAATCAAAAGCCGGATGGCTATAGGGAATTTATCATCCACAGGTTATCATCCTTGTCAAACGATCAGGACTTATACAAAGCCGGATTTTCGAGCTGTCGCTGCTGATACTTCTCATCATGACCGCGACTGTTTGTTTTACGAACGTAATGTTGTCTTTACAGGTAAGCTTTCCTCGATGGAAAGATCCGCTGCTCAAAAGATCGTCATTTCAATTGGCGGCCGGATAACGGATGGTGTTACGCGGGATACCGATTACCTGGTAGTTGGGTTTCAGGATTATCGTTATGTCGGAGAGGATGGAATGAGTTCGAAGCAGAAGAAAGCCATTGCCATGGTTAATTCGGGCGCTAATTTGGAAATATTATCCGAAGACGACTTTTTAAGAAACATCGACGGTAAATGGAACTCAATTAAAGTTACGGTGGAAACGATTTAA